One genomic region from Candidatus Xiphinematobacter sp. encodes:
- the pgl gene encoding 6-phosphogluconolactonase — translation MTTRILRSWRFVQDAVSLIEVEARRAISVRNEFRIALSGGSTPQPIFAALAGRVLHWSRTVVTFSDERCVEPSDTRSNYCTASRVLLDHVPIPAQNILRMKGELDPAEAASEYEALLKGRTGSGKIYQHDLLLLGVGEDGHTASLFHGTRALEATDRLVVENYVPKLKAWRLTFTYPLINAARHVLFLVKDSMEKDKILQQVLSGKSDFPCSRVLPHHGRLTWLLGRA, via the coding sequence ATGACCACTAGAATCCTACGGAGTTGGCGATTCGTGCAAGATGCTGTTTCTCTGATTGAAGTGGAAGCACGCCGAGCCATCAGCGTGCGTAATGAGTTTCGCATTGCCCTAAGTGGAGGTAGCACGCCACAACCCATTTTTGCGGCGTTGGCAGGACGTGTGTTGCACTGGTCCCGTACTGTGGTTACCTTCAGTGACGAACGGTGTGTCGAACCGAGCGATACGCGGAGTAACTACTGTACAGCATCTAGAGTACTGCTAGACCATGTGCCAATTCCTGCACAAAATATCCTCAGAATGAAGGGAGAACTAGATCCTGCAGAGGCTGCTTCAGAGTATGAAGCCCTCCTGAAAGGACGTACTGGCAGCGGAAAGATCTACCAGCATGATCTCCTTCTCCTGGGTGTGGGGGAGGACGGTCACACGGCCTCTCTATTTCATGGCACTCGGGCCCTAGAAGCAACTGATCGCTTAGTAGTTGAAAACTACGTACCCAAGCTTAAGGCTTGGCGCCTAACCTTTACCTATCCTTTAATTAACGCTGCTCGACATGTGCTTTTTTTGGTAAAAGATTCGATGGAAAAGGACAAGATACTCCAACAGGTCCTTAGCGGAAAATCGGACTTTCCCTGCAGCCGGGTTTTGCCTCATCATGGCAGACTAACTTGGCTGCTCGGCAGAGCGTAA
- the fabG gene encoding 3-oxoacyl-[acyl-carrier-protein] reductase: protein MKPFRDRVAIVTGASRGIGRAIARELAALGARVAIISRSEASSERTAEEIRQFGGEANAYAVDVSDYHAVQALGERILTEFQRTDILVNNAGIAKDELVIRMSLEQWEEVIDVNLKGAFNFIKAVSRSMIQRRSGRIINITSVSGVIGNAGQANYAASKGGLIGLTKSIAREFARRGITVNAIAPGFIDTDMTTALQESLYGKITTQVPMGRMGKVEEIASVAAFLASPQASYITGQVMMVDGGLGM from the coding sequence ATGAAACCATTTAGAGATCGGGTTGCAATTGTCACAGGCGCCAGTAGAGGTATCGGGAGGGCCATTGCCAGGGAGCTAGCTGCCCTAGGAGCACGAGTTGCGATAATAAGCCGCTCCGAGGCATCCTCCGAGAGGACAGCGGAGGAGATTCGTCAGTTCGGGGGAGAGGCCAACGCTTACGCTGTCGATGTCTCGGACTATCATGCAGTTCAAGCTCTAGGTGAGCGCATTCTGACAGAATTCCAACGAACAGACATTCTGGTTAATAACGCTGGCATTGCAAAGGACGAGCTTGTCATACGTATGAGCCTAGAGCAATGGGAGGAAGTAATTGATGTCAACTTGAAGGGAGCTTTTAACTTCATTAAGGCCGTTAGCCGCTCCATGATTCAACGTCGTTCCGGGCGCATTATTAACATCACTTCCGTCAGTGGCGTAATCGGAAATGCAGGGCAAGCTAACTATGCTGCCTCAAAAGGTGGTCTAATTGGCCTTACTAAAAGCATTGCTAGAGAATTTGCTAGGCGTGGCATAACTGTAAATGCGATCGCTCCTGGATTCATCGATACAGATATGACAACTGCCTTACAGGAAAGCCTTTACGGTAAAATCACCACGCAAGTTCCCATGGGACGCATGGGAAAAGTGGAAGAGATTGCCTCGGTGGCAGCTTTTTTAGCTAGCCCACAAGCTTCCTATATCACGGGCCAAGTGATGATGGTTGATGGAGGTTTGGGCATGTAA
- a CDS encoding histidine triad nucleotide-binding protein — MGLFEEIISRKTPAKIVWEDSEVLAFRDIQPQAPVHILIVPKETISGLTSAEEHHVALLGKLLLVAAHLAESENVSRTGFRLVINSGLEGGQAVSHLHVHLLGGRPFSWPPG; from the coding sequence ATGGGCCTTTTTGAAGAAATCATTTCTCGTAAAACTCCTGCCAAGATTGTGTGGGAGGATAGTGAAGTGCTCGCCTTTCGGGATATACAACCTCAGGCTCCTGTCCATATTTTGATTGTACCGAAAGAGACTATCTCAGGGCTGACCTCTGCTGAGGAACACCACGTGGCCCTTCTAGGAAAGTTGCTTTTAGTGGCTGCTCATCTAGCCGAGAGCGAAAACGTATCCAGAACGGGGTTTCGATTAGTTATCAACAGCGGCTTGGAGGGCGGACAAGCAGTTTCCCACCTTCATGTGCATCTCTTAGGAGGTCGCCCCTTTTCTTGGCCGCCCGGCTAA
- the argB gene encoding acetylglutamate kinase — protein sequence MAYNLTPNLRAESLIEALPHIQRFRGSTFVIKYGGSSMENESQVECLLRDVVFLEAVGINPVLVHGGGKAITAAMRRRGLTSRFVNGLRVTDKNSISVVERTLDTKINPRIVSIIRHFGGKAVGLSGKTIFQARHLLEAIPPKSKDIGFVGEVYGVRTEEVQLIIGREMVPVISPLGFSKEGYALNINADVAASALATALKASKLIFVSDVPGILLDPLLSKTLIPSVTRGEVEKLIRDKIISDGMIPKVQSAILALQEGVAKVHLLSGDRSHCLLLEIFSSAGIGTEILP from the coding sequence ATGGCTTATAACTTGACACCGAATCTTCGCGCCGAAAGTTTAATTGAGGCTCTACCACACATACAACGCTTCCGTGGAAGCACTTTTGTCATTAAATATGGTGGAAGCTCCATGGAGAATGAAAGTCAAGTGGAATGCTTACTTAGGGACGTGGTTTTTCTTGAAGCAGTCGGGATTAATCCAGTGTTAGTTCATGGAGGTGGAAAAGCTATTACCGCCGCCATGCGTAGACGCGGCCTAACATCCCGTTTCGTAAACGGGTTACGCGTGACAGATAAAAACTCCATCTCTGTTGTTGAGAGAACATTGGATACAAAGATTAATCCACGAATTGTTTCAATCATCAGACATTTTGGCGGCAAGGCGGTAGGGCTCTCCGGGAAGACAATATTCCAAGCAAGGCATCTCCTGGAGGCTATACCTCCTAAGTCCAAGGATATCGGATTTGTGGGAGAAGTTTATGGGGTACGGACTGAGGAAGTCCAACTTATCATTGGTCGGGAAATGGTACCTGTGATCTCCCCGCTAGGGTTTTCTAAAGAGGGATATGCCCTTAATATCAATGCAGACGTTGCCGCATCAGCTCTAGCTACTGCACTCAAAGCGTCCAAGCTCATTTTTGTAAGCGACGTGCCTGGCATTCTGTTGGACCCACTCCTTTCCAAGACTCTAATTCCCTCTGTTACTCGCGGAGAGGTCGAGAAACTGATTAGGGATAAAATTATTTCGGATGGCATGATACCCAAGGTTCAGAGTGCAATCCTCGCTCTTCAAGAGGGAGTTGCAAAGGTCCACCTGCTTTCTGGGGACAGAAGCCACTGTTTGCTACTAGAGATCTTCAGCAGCGCCGGCATTGGTACAGAGATCCTTCCCTAG
- the argJ gene encoding bifunctional glutamate N-acetyltransferase/amino-acid acetyltransferase ArgJ, with protein MNNLKRVKGGVCAARGFSAGATYCGIKPFNRGHADLAMVYSQYKSSAAGVFTTNQVKAAPVKLSMEHIRSRSTRAVILNSGNANACTGDRGYHDVLRLVAETASLLGLCRQQVLACSTGCIGVPLPMEKISPRLKSLVQALSQTGNQAAARAIMTSDTHPKEAARELQMGGIPVRLGGMAKGAGMINPNMATMLCIVTTDASVAQPELLKALRRAVEDSFNRITIDGSMSTNDTVIILANGAARAPLVRPDSAEFTLFLEALCSVCRELSRMIVLDGEGASKFVEVEVQGARNNVEARSAAESVANSLLLKCAWFGNNPGWGRVMDALGYSSARFQEERVNIFLNRLPMVIGGVAGPASSLSLGRVAASAAFHISIHLNSGKGHYTILTTDLTEEYVRLNRID; from the coding sequence GTGAACAATTTAAAAAGGGTAAAAGGAGGCGTTTGTGCTGCACGTGGTTTCTCGGCAGGTGCGACTTACTGTGGGATTAAGCCGTTCAATCGGGGCCATGCAGATCTAGCTATGGTGTACTCACAGTACAAGTCTTCAGCAGCTGGAGTATTTACTACAAACCAAGTGAAGGCAGCTCCGGTAAAGCTTTCCATGGAACACATTCGATCACGCAGCACTCGTGCAGTTATACTTAACAGTGGAAACGCCAATGCCTGTACGGGAGATCGGGGATATCATGACGTGTTACGGCTAGTGGCGGAAACTGCTAGTTTGCTTGGCCTGTGTAGGCAACAGGTCTTGGCATGTTCTACTGGGTGTATCGGGGTTCCACTCCCAATGGAAAAGATTAGCCCTCGTCTGAAATCGCTAGTTCAAGCCCTTAGCCAGACAGGCAATCAAGCTGCTGCTCGGGCTATCATGACTAGTGATACGCATCCCAAGGAAGCGGCAAGGGAGTTACAAATGGGGGGAATACCTGTGCGTCTAGGCGGTATGGCCAAGGGTGCTGGTATGATCAACCCGAATATGGCGACTATGCTCTGTATCGTTACCACAGATGCTTCGGTCGCTCAACCAGAGCTGCTTAAGGCCCTTCGCAGGGCGGTAGAAGATTCTTTTAACCGTATTACTATAGATGGCAGCATGAGTACCAATGACACAGTTATTATACTTGCCAATGGAGCAGCTAGAGCTCCCTTGGTAAGGCCTGATAGCGCAGAATTCACACTGTTTCTGGAAGCTCTGTGTTCCGTATGCCGAGAGCTTTCTAGAATGATCGTGTTAGATGGTGAGGGAGCCAGTAAATTTGTAGAAGTTGAGGTACAGGGGGCTCGAAATAATGTTGAGGCTCGTTCTGCCGCTGAGTCTGTTGCTAACTCTCTTCTTCTAAAATGTGCCTGGTTCGGGAATAATCCAGGTTGGGGTCGAGTTATGGACGCATTGGGCTATTCCAGTGCTAGATTTCAAGAGGAACGAGTGAACATTTTTCTTAATCGGCTGCCAATGGTAATTGGAGGTGTTGCTGGTCCAGCATCGTCCCTCAGCCTGGGTAGAGTTGCGGCCAGTGCAGCGTTCCACATAAGCATTCATCTGAACTCGGGCAAGGGACATTATACGATTCTAACAACGGACTTAACTGAGGAATACGTGCGACTTAATCGTATAGACTAA
- a CDS encoding N-acetyl-gamma-glutamyl-phosphate reductase: MERKRVGIVGASGYSGQELCALLARHRGVEIAAMTSRQYMGKAVGDVLPRLARYGNIASNRFSFPSVSSLTDAGVEVVFLALPHGLAAQFVIPLLEVGVQVIDISADFRLRDSGLYREFYGIQHPAPHLLSEAVYGLPEWHADEIRSARLVACPGCYPTSILLPLLPLLARKFLQLEFLCVASASGVSGAGRKPEIPLLFGECDDSFRAYGVPQHRHLAEIKQELSLAAGEEIRACFVPHLLPTHRGLHTTIFSVPSKDIDATQIRLAWEEDYIQCPFIHVGAVLPDTKHVSGTNFCNLAIRTDPHAGKLLLFSAIDNLMKGSAGQAVQCFNLMSGFLETEGLLP, encoded by the coding sequence ATGGAACGAAAACGCGTGGGAATAGTGGGGGCAAGCGGATATTCAGGCCAAGAGTTGTGTGCCTTATTGGCACGCCACCGCGGTGTAGAGATAGCGGCGATGACCTCACGCCAATACATGGGGAAAGCAGTAGGTGATGTCCTACCCAGATTGGCAAGATACGGAAACATTGCTAGCAACCGTTTCTCTTTCCCATCAGTTTCTAGTCTAACAGATGCCGGAGTGGAGGTTGTTTTTTTAGCCTTGCCTCATGGGCTGGCTGCTCAGTTTGTAATACCTTTACTGGAGGTAGGTGTCCAGGTAATCGATATCAGTGCAGACTTCCGTTTACGGGACAGTGGATTGTATCGGGAATTTTATGGCATACAGCATCCAGCCCCCCATCTTCTCTCGGAAGCAGTATATGGATTGCCAGAGTGGCATGCAGATGAAATTCGTTCAGCCAGACTGGTAGCCTGCCCAGGTTGTTATCCAACAAGTATCCTATTACCACTCCTTCCTCTGCTAGCACGTAAGTTTTTACAGCTGGAATTCCTTTGTGTTGCTAGTGCTAGTGGCGTGAGCGGTGCTGGAAGAAAACCTGAGATTCCTCTTCTTTTTGGAGAGTGTGATGATAGCTTCCGAGCCTATGGTGTTCCTCAACATCGGCATTTAGCCGAGATTAAACAGGAGCTAAGCCTTGCTGCTGGGGAAGAAATACGTGCCTGTTTTGTCCCCCATCTCCTCCCTACACATAGAGGTCTTCACACAACTATTTTTTCTGTCCCAAGCAAGGACATAGACGCTACACAAATACGGTTAGCATGGGAGGAGGATTACATTCAGTGCCCTTTTATTCATGTCGGTGCTGTCTTGCCAGATACTAAACACGTGAGCGGAACAAACTTCTGTAACTTGGCTATCCGCACTGATCCCCACGCCGGAAAATTGCTCCTTTTTAGCGCAATCGATAATTTGATGAAAGGATCTGCGGGACAAGCTGTTCAGTGTTTTAATCTTATGAGTGGGTTTTTAGAAACAGAAGGGCTTTTGCCGTGA
- the dnaE gene encoding DNA polymerase III subunit alpha, producing the protein MKSFVHLHVHTEYSLLDGAIRISDLVGTAARYEMPAVAITDHGSLYGAIEFYQQAIKAGIKPIIGCELYVALDRQREHSISLRKRAAYHLTVLAQNEEGYRNLVRLVSNAHLEGFYYKPLVDKVLLATYSGGLIALSGCLKGEINSLLAAGQIASARAAAATYRDIFGSENFFLELQDHGMEAQARCNPHLIEFSREMGVGLVLTNDVHFLHRSHHEAHDIMVCIGTGAMVHDERRIRYAPELYLKSPQEMRGLFPHLPQAADNTLHVAERCSLDLEFGEPKYPAYQVPDGITRETYLRGLCKEGLERRFGKDRVRGDVNLNRRLEYELSVIETAGFVSYFLIVWDFIHFAKQHDIPVGPGRGSAAGSLVAYVLGITDLDPLHYGLIFERFLNPERVSPPDIDIDFCQNRRGEVIEYVRKKYGERSVAQIITFGTLGAKSVVRDVGRVLGWKYADADRIAKMIPNELNITLQLASEKNPVLHNMLEQEPRVQRLWDYALVLEGISRNTGIHAAGVVIGDYNLSDGHVPLCRGKDKEIVTQYPMGPLTDLGMLKMDFLGLKTLTVVHDVISFIRHHQPRFDITQIPSDDAPTLDLLNQGKTTGIFQLESNGMMNTCKRFQIRNLDDIIALIALYRPGPMDLIDDYIERKKGLKRIEYAHPLLKQVCSDTFGVLIYQEQVQQAASTLAGYSLGQADLLRRAMGKKDKKKMAKERTRFIEGCRCANNIPEKKANSIFDLLEKFAGYGFNKSHSAAYGLICYQTAYLKANYPIEFMSGLLSNEVNNTDKISILVAECQRMHLKILPPDINRSSLKFTPESEQQAIRFGLAAIKNVGEQAMSSAIQERSRGGTFRCLEDFCGRMDPRTVNRKVLESLVKCGAFDCFGKSRASLFAHIETAMKGAISLHRDRSSGQASLFSLVEEGYLSTPQRPVPEVKPWSSRETLAYEKELLGFYVTGHPLEPYRTALVGEQHVSIAEIKQLPEGSVTLRMAGMLILVEEKFTKTDGRPYAILVIEDFTGAVEASAWNEVFLRFSELLKVGTVVSLLARVVKKEESLRVTINDVRPLQSEPVSQPLRLELDWKLINEGVLYEILDSVVRHPGSKELLIDFINTEGSSCTVRAGSEFLVGNEVAIINEINQYLVSHKAGRQDSRG; encoded by the coding sequence GTGAAGTCTTTTGTTCACCTTCATGTGCACACCGAGTATTCCCTTTTGGACGGGGCAATACGCATTTCAGATTTGGTCGGAACAGCTGCAAGGTACGAGATGCCAGCGGTGGCGATTACCGATCACGGCAGCCTCTATGGTGCTATTGAGTTTTATCAACAGGCCATCAAAGCGGGAATAAAGCCCATTATCGGATGCGAGCTCTACGTAGCTCTCGATCGACAGAGAGAACATAGTATTTCTCTAAGAAAGAGGGCTGCTTATCACCTTACTGTTCTTGCACAGAATGAAGAAGGGTACCGGAACTTGGTAAGGTTGGTTTCTAACGCTCACTTAGAAGGCTTTTATTACAAACCACTAGTGGATAAGGTGTTGCTTGCTACGTACTCTGGGGGATTGATTGCGCTCAGTGGTTGCCTAAAGGGAGAAATAAACTCCCTTCTTGCAGCAGGCCAGATTGCCTCGGCTAGAGCTGCTGCTGCGACTTATCGAGACATTTTTGGATCGGAAAATTTTTTTCTGGAATTGCAGGATCATGGTATGGAAGCACAGGCACGCTGCAATCCGCATCTCATAGAATTTTCTAGGGAGATGGGTGTAGGACTCGTGCTTACCAACGATGTTCACTTTCTTCATCGCTCCCACCACGAAGCCCATGATATCATGGTCTGCATTGGAACGGGTGCAATGGTACACGATGAAAGACGTATACGTTATGCTCCGGAGCTCTACCTCAAGTCTCCCCAAGAAATGCGGGGGCTCTTTCCACATCTACCTCAGGCGGCAGATAATACTTTGCATGTCGCAGAGCGCTGTAGTCTCGATCTGGAGTTTGGAGAACCGAAATATCCAGCCTATCAAGTACCTGATGGAATCACTCGGGAAACCTACCTTAGGGGATTATGCAAGGAAGGGCTAGAAAGAAGGTTTGGTAAAGATCGGGTTCGAGGAGATGTTAACCTGAACCGTCGTCTGGAGTATGAGCTTTCCGTTATAGAAACGGCAGGATTTGTAAGTTATTTCCTAATCGTCTGGGATTTCATCCACTTTGCAAAGCAGCATGACATTCCAGTGGGACCTGGGCGTGGGTCTGCTGCGGGGTCGCTTGTCGCCTATGTCTTGGGCATTACTGACCTAGATCCCCTCCACTACGGACTGATTTTTGAGCGTTTTCTCAATCCAGAGCGTGTCAGTCCCCCAGATATCGATATCGATTTCTGTCAAAATCGGCGCGGAGAGGTAATCGAGTATGTGCGGAAAAAATATGGAGAACGTTCTGTTGCACAGATCATCACCTTCGGCACCCTGGGGGCAAAAAGCGTAGTGCGGGATGTAGGACGAGTACTGGGCTGGAAATATGCGGATGCCGACCGTATCGCCAAGATGATTCCCAACGAATTAAACATCACCCTCCAGCTCGCATCGGAAAAGAACCCTGTATTGCATAATATGCTAGAGCAGGAACCTCGTGTTCAACGACTTTGGGACTATGCTTTGGTACTTGAGGGTATCAGCCGCAATACAGGCATCCACGCCGCCGGGGTGGTAATTGGAGATTATAACCTTTCCGATGGCCATGTCCCCCTTTGCAGGGGAAAGGATAAGGAAATTGTCACACAGTACCCTATGGGGCCTCTCACGGACCTTGGGATGTTAAAGATGGACTTCCTTGGCCTCAAAACCCTAACCGTTGTCCACGATGTTATTTCCTTTATTCGTCATCACCAGCCGCGTTTCGATATTACGCAGATTCCGTCTGATGACGCTCCCACCCTTGATCTCTTGAATCAGGGTAAAACCACCGGCATTTTTCAATTGGAATCTAATGGCATGATGAACACCTGTAAGCGTTTCCAAATCCGGAACCTTGACGATATTATTGCCCTCATTGCCCTATACCGCCCTGGTCCCATGGATCTGATCGACGATTATATTGAGAGAAAAAAGGGGCTCAAGAGAATCGAGTACGCCCATCCTCTCCTAAAACAGGTTTGTTCTGATACTTTTGGGGTCTTGATTTACCAAGAACAAGTACAACAGGCGGCAAGCACCCTCGCCGGGTATTCTCTGGGACAGGCAGATCTTTTACGTCGCGCTATGGGAAAAAAGGACAAAAAAAAAATGGCTAAGGAGCGGACACGTTTTATAGAGGGATGCAGGTGCGCCAACAACATTCCAGAGAAGAAAGCGAACAGTATTTTTGATCTTTTGGAAAAATTTGCTGGCTATGGGTTTAACAAAAGCCACAGCGCCGCATACGGGCTCATCTGCTACCAGACTGCCTACCTAAAGGCAAACTATCCTATAGAATTTATGTCTGGATTGCTAAGTAACGAAGTCAACAACACAGACAAGATCTCTATCCTCGTAGCAGAATGCCAGAGAATGCACTTAAAAATATTGCCGCCGGACATTAACCGAAGCTCCTTAAAATTCACTCCTGAGAGTGAACAACAAGCCATTCGCTTCGGCCTCGCTGCCATCAAAAACGTAGGAGAGCAGGCTATGTCTTCTGCTATCCAGGAACGTAGTCGCGGAGGAACTTTCCGATGTTTGGAGGATTTTTGCGGTCGAATGGACCCTCGGACAGTCAACCGGAAAGTCCTAGAAAGTTTAGTCAAGTGTGGTGCTTTCGACTGCTTTGGGAAGTCTAGAGCCTCTCTGTTCGCGCACATTGAAACGGCCATGAAGGGAGCGATATCTCTCCATCGAGACAGATCCAGTGGGCAAGCCTCTCTGTTTTCTCTAGTTGAAGAAGGCTACCTCTCCACTCCACAGCGGCCAGTTCCCGAAGTAAAACCGTGGTCATCCCGTGAAACTTTGGCCTACGAGAAGGAATTACTGGGATTTTATGTTACTGGGCACCCGCTAGAGCCATATCGGACAGCCCTCGTAGGTGAGCAGCATGTCTCAATTGCTGAGATAAAGCAGCTCCCTGAAGGATCTGTCACACTTAGAATGGCCGGCATGCTTATCTTAGTGGAAGAAAAGTTCACCAAGACCGATGGCAGACCGTATGCCATTCTGGTCATAGAAGATTTCACCGGGGCCGTGGAAGCCTCCGCATGGAATGAGGTATTCTTAAGATTCTCAGAGCTGCTGAAGGTGGGCACAGTCGTTTCCCTCCTGGCCCGTGTCGTTAAAAAGGAGGAATCCCTGCGTGTAACTATAAATGATGTTCGTCCCCTCCAGTCCGAGCCAGTCTCTCAACCGCTCCGGCTGGAGCTTGATTGGAAATTAATTAATGAAGGGGTGCTTTATGAGATATTGGACTCCGTTGTCAGACATCCTGGAAGCAAAGAGCTCCTCATCGACTTTATCAACACCGAAGGCAGCTCTTGTACGGTCCGAGCTGGTAGTGAATTCCTCGTTGGAAACGAGGTAGCTATCATAAACGAAATCAACCAATATCTTGTCTCACATAAGGCAGGCAGACAAGACTCCAGGGGATGA
- a CDS encoding squalene/phytoene synthase family protein: MNWFLVRSVSRSLYLSLRLLPRSVQTQITLAYLLARASDTIADTPFGKGADRLEALQCLRRSANDPTGQCDSKMYLVLARSQDHPAERQLLEHLPTLIESLHNQADADVIREVLDSIMEGQMLDLERPYLEPFTREQLDRYTFLVAGCVGRFWTRICYRRIPQFASLSAEDMEELGVLYGKGLQLVNILRDRDEDASVGRLYISAEDVKERFWEAWMAMQSGVKYGKALSHPFLRYATLLPALIGVRTLKLIRSRAGKTKISRREVRCILIKTLPFLWRAEPKMPACYKALQTWLTIK; this comes from the coding sequence ATGAACTGGTTTCTGGTACGAAGCGTTTCCCGCTCGCTATATCTCAGTTTACGTTTGCTACCCCGTAGTGTGCAGACGCAAATTACTCTTGCTTACCTCTTAGCACGGGCATCAGATACGATCGCTGATACCCCCTTTGGCAAAGGGGCAGATCGCTTGGAGGCATTGCAATGCCTCCGGAGGTCAGCCAATGATCCAACGGGGCAATGCGATTCTAAGATGTACCTAGTTCTGGCTCGTTCACAGGATCATCCCGCTGAAAGGCAACTTTTGGAACACCTACCTACATTGATAGAAAGCTTGCACAACCAAGCGGATGCTGATGTAATCCGGGAGGTATTGGATTCCATCATGGAGGGGCAGATGCTCGATCTCGAGCGTCCATATCTTGAGCCGTTTACCCGTGAGCAGCTGGATCGTTACACATTTCTAGTCGCAGGTTGTGTCGGCAGGTTTTGGACACGCATCTGCTATAGAAGAATTCCACAGTTTGCCTCTCTTTCAGCTGAGGATATGGAGGAACTTGGTGTCCTCTATGGTAAGGGGCTACAGCTCGTTAATATCCTCAGAGATCGGGATGAGGACGCTTCAGTCGGGCGACTTTATATTTCTGCAGAAGATGTAAAAGAACGCTTCTGGGAAGCATGGATGGCGATGCAATCTGGTGTCAAGTACGGGAAGGCTCTTAGCCATCCATTTCTGCGCTACGCTACACTACTTCCTGCTCTAATTGGTGTGCGCACCCTTAAATTGATCCGCTCGCGTGCTGGAAAAACCAAAATTTCTCGTAGGGAAGTTCGCTGTATTTTAATTAAGACGCTACCCTTTCTTTGGAGAGCAGAGCCCAAGATGCCGGCCTGCTACAAAGCGTTACAAACATGGTTGACGATAAAGTGA
- the hemW gene encoding radical SAM family heme chaperone HemW, which produces MVQNLYIHIPFCSKLCPYCSFYKEQTDPGKMHAFLNALLMEAEKVCFQPKAIFFGGGTPTILSCQQLDYLFRGLSKHLDLRQVKEWTVEMNPATVSAEKGRLLLDWGVNRISMGIQSWDPGLLSTLGREHTVGQSERSYDILRKVGFSNINLDLIFGIPGQGIEQWKDSLGKTVLLRPDHISAYCLTYKEDTEYFSRLMRGVYFQDVNKEAEFFEVTMDYLEGAGYCQYEISNYTSPGKECLHNLGYWRGENYIGLGPSAFSTIGTSRWSNVANTAEYIKRMNTDGEAICFRETLSLDTLRAERVLLSLRTREGIPASWLREHEEKLRIFFELGLIEASGEAIRLTRQGRLVADSVAEAFL; this is translated from the coding sequence TTGGTTCAAAACTTATACATTCATATTCCGTTTTGCTCGAAGCTTTGTCCCTATTGCAGCTTCTACAAGGAGCAAACCGATCCTGGTAAGATGCACGCATTTTTGAATGCACTCCTCATGGAGGCGGAAAAAGTCTGCTTTCAGCCCAAAGCCATATTTTTTGGGGGTGGTACGCCGACTATCCTCTCCTGTCAGCAATTAGACTACCTTTTTCGTGGACTGAGCAAGCACTTAGATTTACGTCAAGTAAAGGAGTGGACCGTTGAAATGAACCCTGCTACGGTCTCTGCAGAAAAGGGGCGTTTGTTACTAGATTGGGGAGTCAATCGTATTAGTATGGGGATACAATCTTGGGACCCAGGGCTCTTGTCCACCTTGGGGCGAGAACACACAGTTGGTCAGAGCGAACGTTCTTACGATATTCTTCGGAAAGTCGGCTTTTCCAATATAAATCTTGATCTCATTTTTGGAATCCCTGGCCAGGGAATAGAGCAGTGGAAAGACTCTCTTGGCAAAACTGTCCTGCTCCGCCCAGATCATATCTCCGCCTACTGTCTAACTTACAAGGAGGATACGGAATATTTTTCCCGTCTCATGCGGGGCGTGTACTTTCAAGACGTCAATAAAGAAGCAGAGTTTTTTGAAGTAACAATGGATTACCTAGAAGGAGCGGGTTATTGCCAATACGAGATCTCTAACTATACATCTCCTGGAAAGGAATGTCTCCATAATCTGGGTTATTGGAGGGGGGAGAACTATATTGGGCTTGGGCCAAGCGCCTTCTCTACCATCGGAACCTCACGGTGGAGCAATGTGGCAAATACTGCAGAGTACATCAAGAGAATGAACACAGATGGCGAGGCTATCTGTTTTAGAGAAACGCTTAGTCTAGATACTCTGAGAGCAGAACGCGTATTACTCAGCCTGCGTACCAGGGAGGGGATCCCCGCCTCCTGGCTAAGGGAACACGAGGAAAAGTTGCGGATTTTTTTTGAACTAGGACTGATCGAAGCCTCGGGAGAGGCTATTCGGCTTACTCGACAGGGGCGCCTAGTCGCAGATTCAGTAGCGGAGGCCTTCTTATAA